The proteins below come from a single Sorghum bicolor cultivar BTx623 chromosome 4, Sorghum_bicolor_NCBIv3, whole genome shotgun sequence genomic window:
- the LOC8059627 gene encoding uncharacterized protein LOC8059627: MAAADPVKKPSAGAKATAAPPKSSDSGIMRRLPRLAFVFLLALVYRQLQAPPPKIPGTPGGPPVTSPRIRLKDGRHLAYHESGVPREQAKYKIIFMHGFDSCRYDVLRVSPELAQELGIYLLSFDRPGYGESDPHPGRSEKSVALDIEQLADALELGPRFHLVGFSMGGEIMWSCLKYIPHRLSGVAILGPVGNFWWSGLPANVSMEAWNVQVAQDKWAVGVAHHAPWLTYWWNTQKLFPASSVIAFNPAIMSRADMAIIPSFAYRTHAHQVRQQGEYESLHRDMMVGFGKWSWSPVELEDPFPGGEGKVHLWHGAEDLIVPVGMSRYIAESLPWVRYHELPTAGHLFPMAPGMADVIVKSLLLGDE; this comes from the exons ATGGCTGCTGCTGACCCGGTCAAGAAGCCGTCCGCCGGCGCCAaggcgacggcggcgccgccCAAGTCGTCCGACTCCG GCATCATGAGGAGGCTCCCGCGCCTGGCGTtcgtcttcttgctggcgctggTGTACCGGCAGCTCCAGGCGCCGCCACCCAAGATCCCCGGAACGCCCGGCGGTCCTCCGGTGACGTCGCCGAGGATCAGGCTCAAGGACGGCCGGCACCTCGCCTACCACGAGTCCGGCGTGCCCCGGGAGCAGGCCAAGTACAAGATCATCTTCATGCACGGCTTCGACTCCTGCCGGTACGACGTGCTCCGCGTCTCGCCGGAGCTGGCACAGGAGCTGGGCATCTACCTCCTCTCCTTCGACCGACCCGGGTACGGCGAGAGCGACCCGCACCCGGGTCGGTCGGAGAAGAGCGTCGCCTTGGACATCGAGCAGCTCGCCGACGCACTGGAGCTCGGCCCCAGGTTCCACCTCGTCGGCTTCTCCATGGGCGGCGAGATCATGTGGAGCTGCCTCAAGTACATCCCCCACAG GCTTTCCGGGGTAGCGATCCTGGGCCCTGTGGGCAACTTCTGGTGGTCCGGGTTGCCCGCGAACGTGTCCATGGAGGCCTGGAACGTGCAGGTGGCGCAGGACAAGTGGGCCGTGGGCGTGGCGCACCACGCGCCGTGGCTCACCTACTGGTGGAACACCCAGAAGCTGTTCCCGGCGTCGAGCGTCATCGCCTTCAACCCGGCCATCATGTCCAGGGCCGACATGGCGATCATCCCCAGCTTCGCCTACAGAACCCACGCC CACCAGGTGCGGCAGCAGGGGGAGTACGAGAGCCTGCACCGGGACATGATGGTCGGCTTCGGCAAGTGGAGCTGGAGCCCGGTGGAGCTGGAGGACCCGTTCCCGGGCGGCGAGGGCAAGGTGCACCTGTGGCACGGCGCCGAGGACCTCATCGTGCCCGTGGGGATGTCGAGGTACATCGCCGAGAGCCTGCCGTGGGTGCGATACCACGAGCTGCCCACGGCCGGACACCTCTTCCCCATGGCACCAGGGATGGCCGACGTCATCGTCAAGTCGCTGCTGCTCGGCGACgagtga
- the LOC8058641 gene encoding germin-like protein 2-4, with amino-acid sequence MAPRDLLLLLLAAVLLPSSSTAADPDAVQDYCVPETGAGARDRAVPVDLSLLPSYPCRSPANLTAADFASAAVRAAGNFSADTGFAGVSVTPATFPALHTLGMSFARADLSAAGGVNPPHYHPRATETALVLSGRVYAGFVDTGGRVFAKVLEKGEVMVFPRAMVHFQMNVGDEPATVYGSFNSENPGIVRIPATVFGSGIKEGVLERAFGLSPEELRRLEKRFGPPKTKTAEMDD; translated from the coding sequence ATGGCTCCGCGTGATCTCCTTctcctcctgctcgccgccgtgCTGCTCCCATCGTCGTCCACGGCGGCGGACCCGGACGCGGTGCAGGACTACTGCGTGCCAGAAACGGGCGCGGGGGCGCGGGATCGTGCCGTGCCGGTGGATCTGTCCCTCCTCCCGTCCTACCCGTGCCGGAGCCCCGCGAACCTGACGGCGGCCGACTTCGCCTCCGCGGCCGTGCGCGCCGCGGGCAACTTCTCCGCCGACACCGGGTTCGCGGGGGTGTCGGTCACCCCCGCGACGTTCCCGGCGCTGCACACCCTGGGCATGTCCTTCGCGCGCGCCGACCtgtcggcggcgggcggcgtgaaCCCGCCGCACTACCACCCGCGCGCCACGGAGACGGCGCTCGTCCTGAGCGGCCGCGTCTACGCGGGCTTCGTCGACACGGGCGGGCGCGTCTTCGCCAAGGTGCTCGAGAAGGGGGAGGTCATGGTGTTCCCGCGCGCCATGGTGCATTTCCAGATGAACGTCGGCGACGAGCCGGCCACGGTGTACGGGAGCTTCAACAGCGAGAACCCCGGCATCGTGCGCATCCCGGCCACCGTGTTCGGGTCCGGGATCAAGGAGGGTGTGCTCGAGAGGGCGTTCGGGCTCTCGCCGGAGGAGCTTCGCCGGCTCGAGAAGAGGTTCGGGCCTCCCAAGACCAAGACGGCGGAGATGGATGATTAA
- the LOC8059628 gene encoding protein BIC1, with amino-acid sequence MAMAPPTNDSEAPCTQRLPAEDELLLQQTPAASCGGDRAPAAGTSWTEPDHQQAEAPAVVPAEAEGAEKKSSSASAEAAALAAGSGGGEPMAARRTEEISARERLKRHRTEMAGRVRIPDMWGQERLLKDWVDCAVFDRPLAATTGLLNARDALVAECATARRPGPAVSHASTGRPLRVHNGCS; translated from the coding sequence atggccatggcgccgcccacCAACGACTCGGAGGCGCCATGCACGCAGCGGCTGCCCGCGGAGGAcgagctgctgctgcagcagACGCCGGCTGCCAGCTGCGGCGGCGATCGGGCGCCGGCGGCAGGGACGTCGTGGACCGAGCCCGACCACCAACAGGCCGAGGCGCCAGCGGTGGTTCCCGCCGAGGCGGAGGGCGCGGAGAAGAAGAGCAGCAGCGCGTCGGCAGAAGCTGCAGCGTTGGCGGCGGGAAGCGGCGGCGGGGAGCCGATGGCGGCGCGGCGGACGGAGGAGATCAGCGCGCGGGAGCGGCTGAAGCGGCACCGCACCGAAATGGCGGGGCGGGTGCGGATCCCGGACATGTGGGGCCAGGAGCGGCTGCTCAAGGACTGGGTCGACTGCGCCGTCTTCGACCGCCCGCTCGCCGCCACCACGGGGCTGCTCAACGCCCGCGACGCGCTCGTCGCCGAGTGCGCCACCGCGCGCCGCCCGGGCCCCGCGGTCTCGCACGCCTCCACGGGCCGCCCGCTCCGGGTGCACAACGGCTGCTCCTGA